Proteins encoded within one genomic window of Panicum virgatum strain AP13 chromosome 1N, P.virgatum_v5, whole genome shotgun sequence:
- the LOC120657152 gene encoding actin-histidine N-methyltransferase-like, with product MAAAAAAGATPATARKTLFTATATATLFSSSLTRDSRGRGRRSFSCSAAAAPRLAPQPPDLVRWVQREGGFVHPALRVTDHPEHGLGVSAAAADGDIPPGDVLITLPGRLPLRLRRPTGAADDLLVQLAQQVPDELWAMKLGLRLLQERAKPDSFWWPYIANLPETFTVPIFFPGDDIKNLQYAPLLHQVNKRCRFLLEFEKEVRQKLDTVPLGDHPFYGQDVNSSSLGWAMSAASSRAFRLHGEIPMLLPLIDMCNHSFNPNARIVQEGSVNSSDMSVKVVAETKIEQNAAITLNYGCHPNDFFLLDYGFVITPNPYDQVELSYDGTLLDAASMAAGISSPTFSAPAKWQEDILSQLNLLGEGAILKVSLGGPDIVDGRLLAALRVLLAADPEAVHKHDLKTLMSLNAQAPLGPTVEASALRTVLALCAIALQHFHTKIMEDEAILKGELPLTTELAVQFRLQKKFMIVDVMQNISRSIKMLSPQKSTT from the exons atggcggcggccgccgccgcgggggccaCGCCGGCGACTGCGAGGAAGACCCTcttcaccgccaccgccaccgccaccctcTTTTCGTCCTCACTCACACGCGacagccgcggccgcggccgccgcagcttctcctgctcggccgcggccgccccgcgcctcgcgccgcagccgccggacCTGGTCCGGTGGGTGCAGCGCGAGGGCGGGTTCGTCCACCCTGCCCTCCGCGTCACGGACCACCCGGAACACGGACTCGGGGtctctgccgccgctgccgacggcGACATCCCCCCTGGGGACGTCCTTATCACGCTCCCGGGCCGCCTCCCACTACGACTCCGCCGCCCCACCGGCGCTGCGGACGACCTGCTCGTGCAGCTTGCCCAACAAGTACCGG ATGAACTTTGGGCTATGAAGCTGGGCTTGAGGTTGCTTCAAGAAAGGGCCAAACCTGATTCATTTTGGTGGCCATATATTGCCAATTTGCCAGAGACATTTACTGTTCCAATCTTCTTTCCTGGGGATGACATTAAAAACTTGCAGTATGCCCCTCTCCTCCACCAG GTCAATAAAAGATGCCGTTTTCTTCTTGAGTTCGAGAAAGAGGTGCGACAGAAGCTTGATACTGTGCCCTTGGGTGATCATCCTTTTTATGGACAAGATGTAAATTCATCTTCCCTTGGATGGGCTATGTCGGCTGCGTCTTCTCGTGCATTTCGTTTGCATGGGGAAATCCCAATGCTGTTGCCTCTGATTGATATGTGCAACCATAGTTTCAACCCAAATGCTAGGATTGTCCAGGAAGGAAGTGTAAACAGCTCAGACATGTCAGTTAAG GTTGTTGCTGAGACTAAGATTGAGCAAAATGCAGCAATAACACTGAATTATGGTTGCCACCCCAATGATTTCTTTCTTCTTGATTATGGATTTGTGATAACACCAAACCCGTATGATCAAGTGGAACTGAGCTATGATGGAACACTTCTTGATGCTGCTAGCATGGCAGCAGGGATCTCTTCTCCCAccttttcagcaccagccaagTGGCAAGAAGATATCTTGTCACAGCTAAACCTGCTTGGAGAGGGCGCCATTTTGAAG GTAAGCTTAGGAGGCCCAGACATAGTTGATGGACGCTTGTTAGCTGCTCTACGGGTGCTTCTTGCAGCTGATCCAGAGGCTGTGCACAAGCATGACCTGAAAACTTTGATGTCCCTTAACGCACAAGCTCCTTTAGGCCCAACAGTTGAAGCCTCAGCACTTCGAACAGTTCTTGCACTCTGTGCGATTGCTCTCCAACACTTCCACACAAAGATAATGGAAGACGAAGCCATTCTAAAAGGGGAACTGCCTCTTACCACTGAACTGGCCGTCCAGTTTAGGTTGCAGAAGAAGTTTATGATTGTTGACGTGATGCAAAATATCTCCCGGAGTATCAAGATGTTGTCGCCACAGAAATCCACCACGTAA
- the LOC120654271 gene encoding uncharacterized protein LOC120654271, translated as MMSILHLFSMVLLFVAFLPQKYEGCKNCYTTKEINDGVSQARKLLLVAPSLKKNDTSLSDKITFLDVHMTLASMEVRSSIPKLLGQAYALNGGPDDVAYFAAHASIPGKPYNEYFGIVATIDVYGHNIRHGQMSASSVMVANLGDGSKETYNSIRVGWMVSPELYGDSYAHFYTHWNGDGYGRKGCYNMECPGFQLEQGSKVAPGAIITKAPTTGGSHHTITVKLFKERSSKNWWVYYGMDNDTPTAVGYYPGNLFAGLAEKASGIAFGGESRARRSLPTPPMGSGFLPSPSAASMANLQFVDQDGQSIPISSDLPVIADKPKCYYVSPIVGAKFFFGGPAGCF; from the exons ATGATGTCAATACTTCATTTGTTTTCTATGGTGCTTCTCTTTGTTGCATTTCTCCCTCAGAAGTACGAAGGATGCAAAAATTGTTATACAACTAAGGAG ATAAATGATGGAGTCTCTCAAGCCCGCAAGTTGTTACTTGTCGCACCTTCACTAAAGAAAAATGACACATCACTAAGTGACAAAATAACATTTTTAGATGTTCATATGACTTTGGCTTCGATGGAGGTGAGAAGTTCTATTCCGAAGTTGTTGGGACAAGCCTATGCATTAAATGGTGGTCCGGATGATGTAGCCTAT TTCGCGGCGCACGCATCAATTCCTGGAAAGCCTTATAATGAATACTTTGGAATTGTTGCAACCATAGATGTGTATGGTCATAATATTCGTCATGGCCAAATGAGCGCATCTTCAGTTATGGTTGCCAACCTTGGTGATGGGTCAAAAGAAACATACAATTCTATTCGTGTCGGTTGGATG GTATCTCCTGAACTATATGGTGATTCATATGCTCACTTCTATACTCATTGGAAT GGAGATGGATATGGGAGAAAGGGGTGCTACAACATGGAATGCCCTGGTTTCCAATTGGAACAGGGATCAAAAGTAGCTCCGGGTGCTATCATAACTAAGGCTCCAACTACGGGTGGGTCCCATCACACAATTACAGTCAAATTGTTCAAG GAGAGGTCAAGTAAAAATTGGTGGGTGTACTACGGCATGGACAATGACACCCCGACAGCAGTTGGCTACTATCCTGGAAACCTGTTTGCAGGATTAGCAGAAAAGGCTAGTGGCATTGCTTTTGGTGGTGAATCACGTGCCAGAAGAAGCCTTCCAACTCCTCCAATGGGCAGTGGATTCTTACCATCACCAAGTGCAGCATCCATGGCCAACCTTCAGTTTGTTGACCAGGATGGTCAGAGCATTCCTATATCATCAGATTTACCAGTTATTGCGGATAAACCGAAATGTTATTATGTATCACCAATTGTGGGTGCCAAGTTTTTCTTTGGTGGTCCAGCTGGTTGCTTCTAG